The proteins below are encoded in one region of Bacteroides uniformis:
- a CDS encoding Crp/Fnr family transcriptional regulator translates to METMIKKFCKKYKLPENTLHELLSHMAEVRFSKGELIISEGERNSNFYLLKKGIWRAYYLTDGTENSLWFAAPGDTAFSSWGYVDSEVSLINIESVNESIAYCISKPELEALFSHSIDMANFGRRIFEREILSVDSSTVAYGTPPTAKERYMTLMEENPELLQDVPLKYLASYLYITPQSLSRIRAGLKKK, encoded by the coding sequence ATGGAAACTATGATAAAGAAATTCTGCAAGAAGTATAAACTACCGGAAAACACTTTGCACGAACTTCTGTCACACATGGCAGAAGTTCGTTTCAGCAAGGGAGAACTCATTATCAGCGAAGGGGAAAGGAACAGCAACTTCTATCTTTTGAAGAAAGGCATCTGGCGCGCCTACTACCTGACAGACGGCACGGAAAACTCCCTTTGGTTCGCCGCACCGGGCGACACAGCTTTCTCATCGTGGGGATATGTGGACAGCGAGGTTTCCCTCATCAACATCGAATCGGTGAATGAAAGCATCGCCTATTGTATCAGTAAGCCTGAGCTGGAAGCCCTTTTTTCGCATTCCATAGACATGGCCAACTTCGGCAGAAGAATCTTTGAGCGGGAAATTCTGTCGGTAGACAGTTCCACAGTAGCCTACGGCACCCCTCCCACTGCCAAAGAAAGGTACATGACGCTGATGGAAGAGAATCCGGAACTGCTGCAGGATGTACCGCTCAAGTATCTGGCTTCTTATCTCTACATCACTCCGCAATCCCTGAGCCGGATACGCGCAGGATTAAAGAAAAAGTAA
- a CDS encoding MATE family efflux transporter: protein MEKMRDSIDFKNTDIKTLFRKLLLPTVLGMIFSALFVITDGIFVGKGIGSDALAAVNIVAPLWLFSTGVGLMFGVGASVVASIHLSHGKVKVARINITQSVVISSLLLMCTSTLFCSFAPQVVKLLGGSERLTPLAVEYMLWFVPFSLFTALLNSGMFFLRLDGSPNFAMMCNVVAAVLNILLDYLFIFPFGWGMFGAALASAIGTTVGALMIVFYLMRRRCALRFHPIKMSRKSMQLMRRNIGYMCRLGSSAFLCEVAIACMMFVGNQVFIHYLKEDGVAAFSIACYFFPIIFMVYNAIAQSAQPIISYNYGLNESQRVCRAYLLALKTAIGCGVCFALVTIFCSPEIVGMFIDRSYPAYDIAVKGLPLYATGFVFFAVNIVSIGYFQSVERAKYATVITLLRGFILLTACFFGLPLLLGDRGIWLATPLAEMLTTLFILVIYISGKKEHKEKSVSLDKMGCTPT from the coding sequence ATGGAAAAGATGAGAGACAGTATCGACTTCAAGAACACGGACATCAAGACATTGTTCCGCAAACTATTGCTCCCTACTGTACTGGGGATGATTTTCTCCGCACTATTCGTTATCACCGACGGCATCTTTGTCGGAAAAGGAATCGGCAGTGATGCTTTGGCGGCGGTCAACATTGTGGCACCGCTATGGTTGTTTTCTACGGGTGTGGGACTTATGTTCGGCGTCGGCGCCTCTGTGGTAGCCTCCATTCATCTGTCACACGGAAAGGTCAAGGTGGCACGCATCAATATCACGCAGTCGGTAGTCATATCTTCCTTGTTGCTGATGTGCACCTCCACCCTATTCTGTTCATTTGCCCCGCAGGTGGTAAAGCTGCTCGGAGGGTCTGAACGGCTCACGCCATTGGCTGTGGAATACATGCTTTGGTTTGTGCCTTTCTCTCTGTTCACGGCATTGCTCAATTCGGGTATGTTTTTTCTGAGGCTGGACGGTTCGCCCAACTTCGCCATGATGTGCAATGTGGTGGCTGCCGTTCTGAACATCCTATTGGATTATCTGTTCATCTTCCCCTTTGGCTGGGGAATGTTCGGTGCTGCACTGGCAAGTGCCATAGGTACCACGGTAGGTGCATTGATGATAGTATTCTATCTGATGCGCCGCCGGTGCGCACTGCGCTTCCACCCCATTAAGATGAGCCGGAAAAGCATGCAACTGATGCGCCGCAACATTGGCTATATGTGCCGATTGGGTTCCTCCGCCTTCTTGTGCGAGGTGGCGATTGCCTGCATGATGTTTGTCGGCAACCAGGTGTTCATCCATTATTTGAAGGAAGACGGAGTGGCGGCATTCAGCATTGCCTGCTATTTCTTTCCTATTATATTTATGGTATATAATGCCATTGCGCAGTCGGCGCAGCCGATTATCAGTTATAACTACGGCCTGAACGAGAGCCAACGTGTCTGCCGCGCCTACTTGCTGGCACTGAAAACGGCCATAGGCTGCGGTGTATGTTTTGCCCTGGTCACAATATTCTGCAGTCCTGAAATTGTCGGTATGTTCATAGACCGCAGTTATCCGGCTTATGACATAGCGGTAAAAGGGTTGCCTTTGTATGCCACCGGCTTCGTGTTCTTTGCCGTCAACATCGTATCCATCGGCTATTTCCAGAGTGTGGAGCGTGCCAAATACGCCACAGTTATCACCCTGCTGCGTGGTTTTATCCTGCTGACAGCCTGCTTTTTCGGACTGCCCCTGCTATTGGGAGACCGGGGAATCTGGCTTGCCACTCCTCTTGCAGAAATGCTGACAACCCTCTTTATCCTCGTGATTTACATATCCGGGAAAAAGGAACATAAAGAAAAATCCGTATCTTTAGACAAGATGGGCTGCACCCCAACATAA
- the dnaK gene encoding molecular chaperone DnaK: MGKIIGIDLGTTNSCVAVFEGNEPVVIANSEGKRTTPSVVAFVDGGERKIGDPAKRQAITNPTRTVFSIKRFMGENWDQVQKEIGRMPYKVVKGDNNTPRVDIDGRLYTPQEISAMILQKMKKTAEDYLGQEVTEAVITVPAYFSDSQRQATKEAGQIAGLEVKRIVNEPTAAALAYGIDKSHKDMKVAVFDLGGGTFDISILEFGGGVFEVLSTNGDTHLGGDDFDQVIIDWLVQEFKNDEGADLTQDPMAMQRLKEAAEKAKIELSSSTSTEINLPYIMPVGGVPKHLVKTLTRAKFEALAHNLIQACLEPCKKAMSDAGLNNADIDEVILVGGSSRIPAVQKLVEDFFGKVPSKGVNPDEVVAVGAAVQGAVLTDEIKGVVLLDVTPLSMGIETMGGVMTKLIDANTTIPCKKSETFSTAADNQTEVTIHVLQGERPMAAQNKSIGQFNLTGIAPARRGIPQIEVTFDIDANGILKVSAKDKATGKEQAIRIEASSGLSKEEIEKMKAEAEANAEADKKEREKVDKLNQADSMIFQTENQLKELGDKLPADKKAPIEAALQKLKDAHKAQDLATVDSAMAELNTAFQAASAEMYAQSGAQGGAQAGPDMNAGQQGGAQDNTKHGDNVQDADFEEVK, from the coding sequence ATGGGAAAAATTATTGGTATTGACTTAGGAACAACAAACTCTTGCGTTGCAGTATTCGAAGGTAACGAACCTGTAGTAATTGCAAACAGTGAAGGCAAGCGCACCACTCCTTCAGTAGTAGCATTTGTTGATGGTGGCGAACGTAAAATCGGTGATCCTGCCAAGCGTCAGGCTATCACGAACCCCACCCGTACGGTTTTCTCCATCAAACGTTTCATGGGCGAAAACTGGGACCAGGTACAGAAAGAAATCGGCCGTATGCCTTATAAAGTAGTAAAGGGTGACAACAATACTCCGCGTGTAGACATCGACGGACGTCTCTATACCCCGCAGGAAATCTCTGCAATGATTCTGCAGAAGATGAAAAAGACTGCCGAGGATTATCTGGGACAAGAAGTGACAGAAGCTGTAATTACCGTCCCCGCATACTTCTCAGACTCCCAACGCCAGGCTACGAAGGAAGCCGGTCAGATTGCAGGTCTTGAAGTGAAGCGTATTGTGAACGAGCCGACTGCCGCAGCTCTTGCTTACGGTATTGACAAGTCTCACAAGGACATGAAGGTTGCCGTATTCGACCTTGGTGGTGGTACATTCGATATCTCTATCCTCGAATTCGGTGGCGGTGTGTTCGAAGTATTGTCAACCAACGGTGACACTCACCTGGGTGGTGATGATTTCGACCAGGTAATCATCGACTGGCTGGTTCAGGAGTTCAAGAACGACGAAGGTGCCGACCTGACTCAAGACCCGATGGCTATGCAACGTCTGAAGGAAGCTGCTGAAAAGGCTAAGATTGAACTGTCCTCTTCTACAAGCACTGAAATCAACTTGCCGTACATCATGCCGGTAGGCGGTGTGCCCAAGCACTTGGTGAAGACGTTGACCCGTGCCAAGTTCGAGGCTCTGGCTCACAACTTGATTCAAGCTTGTTTGGAACCTTGTAAGAAGGCTATGAGCGATGCTGGTCTGAACAATGCGGACATCGATGAAGTAATCCTTGTAGGTGGTTCTTCACGTATCCCGGCTGTACAGAAGTTGGTAGAAGACTTCTTCGGTAAAGTTCCTTCCAAGGGTGTGAATCCGGATGAGGTAGTAGCCGTAGGTGCTGCCGTGCAGGGTGCCGTTTTGACGGACGAAATTAAGGGCGTTGTGTTGCTGGATGTTACTCCGCTGTCTATGGGTATCGAGACTATGGGTGGTGTGATGACGAAGCTGATTGATGCCAACACTACCATCCCCTGCAAGAAGAGCGAGACATTCTCTACTGCTGCCGACAACCAGACGGAGGTTACCATCCATGTATTGCAGGGTGAGCGTCCGATGGCTGCACAGAACAAGTCAATCGGCCAGTTCAACCTGACAGGTATTGCTCCGGCACGTCGCGGTATTCCTCAGATTGAGGTGACATTCGATATCGACGCCAACGGTATCTTGAAGGTGTCTGCCAAAGATAAGGCTACCGGTAAGGAACAGGCTATCCGTATCGAAGCTTCCAGCGGTTTGAGCAAGGAAGAAATCGAAAAGATGAAAGCCGAAGCCGAAGCCAATGCCGAAGCAGATAAGAAAGAGCGTGAGAAAGTAGACAAGTTGAACCAGGCCGACTCTATGATTTTCCAAACCGAAAATCAGTTGAAGGAACTCGGCGACAAGCTCCCTGCCGACAAGAAGGCTCCGATTGAAGCTGCTTTGCAGAAGCTGAAAGATGCCCATAAGGCTCAAGACCTGGCTACCGTAGATTCTGCCATGGCCGAACTGAATACGGCATTCCAGGCTGCAAGTGCTGAAATGTATGCCCAGAGCGGTGCTCAGGGTGGTGCACAGGCTGGTCCTGATATGAATGCAGGTCAACAAGGCGGTGCTCAGGATAATACAAAGCATGGCGATAATGTGCAGGATGCTGATTTTGAGGAAGTGAAGTAA